Proteins from a single region of Bacteroidota bacterium:
- the rpe gene encoding ribulose-phosphate 3-epimerase, with the protein MKYICPSILSADFSKLGDEIKEVEKAGADIIHCDIMDGNFVPNISFGQSIVKQVNKMTDLPLDVHLMINEPTRYIKDFADAGADFISVHYENNFHLNRVVNQIKDLGVKAGVVINPATPISILENILPYADYVLLMSVNPGFGGQKFIPNVTEKVSALKKMIDEKSLNCKIEIDGGVDLENIKMLSDAGVDMFVCGNSVFGSKDRAGVIKQMKALIS; encoded by the coding sequence ATGAAGTATATATGTCCCTCAATTTTATCGGCAGATTTTTCTAAGTTAGGTGATGAAATAAAAGAAGTTGAAAAGGCGGGCGCAGATATAATTCATTGTGATATAATGGACGGCAATTTTGTTCCGAATATTAGCTTTGGTCAATCCATTGTTAAGCAGGTGAACAAGATGACGGATTTACCTCTTGATGTTCATCTTATGATAAACGAGCCGACAAGATACATTAAAGATTTTGCTGATGCAGGCGCTGATTTTATATCGGTACATTACGAGAATAATTTCCATCTTAACAGAGTAGTAAACCAGATCAAAGATTTAGGCGTAAAGGCGGGAGTAGTCATAAATCCCGCTACTCCCATTAGCATTTTAGAAAATATTTTGCCGTATGCTGATTATGTTTTACTGATGAGTGTAAATCCGGGATTCGGCGGCCAAAAATTTATACCTAACGTAACAGAAAAAGTATCAGCTTTGAAAAAGATGATTGATGAAAAAAGCCTTAACTGTAAAATTGAAATTGACGGCGGAGTGGATCTGGAAAATATTAAGATGCTTTCGGATGCAGGTGTGGATATGTTCGTATGTGGTAATTCAGTATTCGGCAGCAAGGACAGAGCAGGTGTAATAAAACAAATGAAAGCTTTAATTTCATAA
- a CDS encoding carbonic anhydrase (macrophage inducible 5; Mig-5) has product MKTFKNLLVILVISFLYINCYSQDYVTQTKESQSKMTPKEALQMLKDGNERFVSGKILNRNLSDQVKQTSKGQYPFGTVLSCIDSRSPAEFVFDQGIGDIFNARIAGNVVDEDVLGSLEFASKIVGAKIILVLGHTDCGAVKGAVDDAKMGNLTALLSKIKPAVDAVTTDNSDRTSKNYEFVAKVAKENVLLAIKNITDRSQVLKEMVEKGEIIIVGGMYDIATGKVTFYE; this is encoded by the coding sequence ATGAAAACGTTTAAAAACCTTCTTGTTATACTGGTAATCTCTTTTTTATACATAAATTGCTATTCTCAGGATTACGTTACACAGACTAAAGAGTCACAGAGTAAAATGACTCCTAAGGAAGCTTTACAAATGTTAAAAGATGGCAATGAGAGATTTGTCTCGGGAAAAATTTTGAACCGAAATTTAAGCGACCAGGTTAAACAGACCTCAAAGGGTCAGTATCCGTTTGGAACTGTTTTAAGCTGCATTGACTCAAGATCTCCTGCAGAATTTGTGTTTGACCAGGGGATTGGAGATATATTTAATGCAAGAATTGCGGGAAATGTTGTTGATGAAGATGTTCTTGGAAGTTTAGAGTTTGCATCTAAAATTGTGGGTGCAAAAATAATCTTAGTACTGGGACACACAGATTGCGGCGCAGTTAAAGGTGCAGTTGACGATGCCAAAATGGGTAACCTTACTGCTCTTTTAAGTAAAATTAAACCTGCCGTTGATGCAGTCACAACTGATAATTCAGATAGAACATCTAAGAATTATGAGTTTGTTGCAAAAGTGGCAAAAGAAAATGTACTTCTGGCAATAAAAAATATAACTGATAGAAGCCAAGTTTTAAAAGAAATGGTTGAAAAAGGTGAAATTATTATTGTCGGCGGTATGTATGATATTGCCACAGGTAAAGTAACATTTTATGAATAA
- a CDS encoding T9SS type A sorting domain-containing protein, translating into MKKLLFALAILMCYISVSAQVVPIVTIRQNTSTGVPLDSGQYKTVTGIVTVANEFGGPSYIQDNTAGVAVFYQDFSAAVKIGDSVIVTAKLTQFNGLTELTYTPTGCSFSKIDSNKTVVPVDVTLLQYTTQDYSGVEAYEGRLVRINNVTTTATGLWAYTNYPLTDNTGTYASVLRIDNNTNLIGTTIPTGTFSILAVGSQFVSAPPYSTGYQVLSRMTSDMILGAGPNILNPPTESAIGPNSVTITWTTQNASDSKVRYMLTDSNYQPVIFRDSVSNATMTTTHTVTLNNLRPGKIYYMNVTSTNGQGTSTSSGNYFSTSSAPSSTGRWEVYFNKSVDNSFAIPGNNANGNTNLATRLKERIDSAKFSIDFAIYSFNDLTQIRDALINAVVRGVKLRVVYDSRTNQALMQDLINAGILVQKRNTGTGAIMHDKFMIFDHRDTTSASDDWLWGGSANITADQFNVDAQNVILIQDQAICGAYEREFEEMWGSHININDPVRARFGPAKTDNTPHLFFVNGKRIEIYFSPSDNVSGQIENMIGNNTNKSINFCIYAFTRFNISNKMKTQFSPPNKMVRGVFDASNSAAGGVYEEMKGLGGQTPWNPAAPVYLENQTGLLHSKYMLIDADIPSSNPIVETGSYNYSNAATFDNDENCMIIYDSLIANQYYQEFAARYIQNGGSLGITHMENSVTENYFMKQNYPNPFNPSTTIEFGIPKQEFVSLKIYDMLGREISTLVSQPLGMGVYKYKFETTGLSSGMYFYVLNSGSFKQTKQMVLIK; encoded by the coding sequence ATGAAAAAACTACTATTCGCATTGGCTATTCTGATGTGTTATATTTCGGTAAGTGCTCAGGTTGTTCCGATTGTAACTATCAGACAGAACACCTCGACAGGTGTCCCCCTAGATTCAGGTCAATATAAAACCGTAACAGGTATTGTAACAGTAGCAAACGAATTCGGCGGTCCGTCTTATATTCAGGATAATACAGCCGGAGTTGCAGTATTCTATCAGGATTTTTCAGCCGCAGTTAAAATCGGTGACAGTGTTATCGTCACTGCAAAACTGACGCAGTTTAACGGATTAACCGAGTTAACTTATACACCTACAGGCTGTTCTTTTTCAAAAATCGATTCCAACAAAACTGTAGTTCCCGTAGATGTAACTTTGCTGCAATATACAACTCAGGATTATTCAGGTGTGGAAGCATATGAAGGAAGATTAGTCAGGATTAATAATGTAACTACTACTGCTACAGGACTTTGGGCTTATACAAATTATCCGTTGACCGATAATACAGGTACGTATGCAAGTGTACTCAGAATTGATAACAATACGAATTTAATAGGAACAACAATTCCAACAGGAACATTTTCTATATTAGCAGTAGGCAGTCAGTTTGTGTCTGCTCCACCATATAGTACCGGTTATCAGGTGCTTTCAAGAATGACTTCTGATATGATACTTGGCGCTGGTCCTAATATTTTAAATCCTCCTACTGAAAGCGCTATTGGTCCAAACTCAGTTACAATAACTTGGACAACACAAAATGCTTCTGATTCAAAAGTAAGATATATGCTTACAGATTCAAATTATCAGCCCGTCATATTCAGAGATTCAGTCTCAAATGCAACGATGACGACTACTCATACAGTAACGCTTAACAATCTTCGTCCCGGAAAAATTTATTATATGAACGTAACATCTACAAACGGACAAGGTACAAGCACCAGCTCGGGAAATTATTTTTCAACAAGTTCTGCACCTTCATCAACCGGAAGATGGGAAGTTTACTTCAATAAATCAGTCGATAACTCATTCGCAATTCCGGGTAACAACGCTAACGGCAATACAAATTTAGCAACTCGATTAAAGGAAAGAATTGATTCTGCTAAATTCTCAATTGACTTTGCGATTTATTCGTTCAACGATTTAACACAGATAAGAGATGCATTGATTAATGCAGTAGTAAGAGGTGTGAAACTAAGAGTAGTTTACGACAGCAGAACAAATCAGGCATTAATGCAGGATTTAATTAATGCAGGTATTCTTGTTCAAAAAAGAAATACAGGTACAGGTGCAATTATGCATGACAAGTTCATGATATTTGACCATAGAGATACAACATCTGCTTCAGATGACTGGCTCTGGGGCGGTTCTGCAAATATTACTGCAGACCAGTTTAATGTAGATGCTCAGAATGTGATTTTAATTCAGGACCAAGCAATTTGCGGTGCCTATGAAAGAGAGTTTGAAGAAATGTGGGGCTCACATATCAACATAAATGACCCGGTAAGAGCAAGATTTGGTCCCGCGAAAACAGATAATACGCCACACTTGTTCTTTGTGAACGGAAAGAGAATTGAAATTTATTTCTCTCCTTCAGATAACGTATCAGGACAAATTGAAAATATGATTGGTAACAATACAAATAAATCAATCAATTTCTGTATTTATGCTTTTACAAGATTTAATATTTCAAACAAGATGAAGACTCAGTTCAGTCCTCCAAATAAAATGGTGAGAGGTGTATTTGATGCATCTAACAGCGCAGCCGGCGGAGTATATGAAGAAATGAAAGGATTAGGCGGACAAACTCCATGGAATCCTGCAGCTCCTGTATATCTTGAAAACCAGACTGGATTACTTCACAGCAAATATATGTTAATTGATGCAGACATTCCTTCAAGCAATCCGATTGTTGAAACAGGTTCATACAATTATTCCAACGCTGCTACATTCGATAACGATGAGAACTGCATGATAATTTATGATTCATTGATTGCAAATCAGTATTATCAGGAATTCGCTGCAAGATATATTCAGAACGGCGGAAGCCTAGGAATAACACATATGGAAAACTCTGTAACAGAAAATTATTTCATGAAGCAGAACTATCCAAATCCGTTCAATCCTTCAACAACAATTGAATTCGGAATTCCTAAACAGGAATTTGTTTCATTGAAAATTTACGATATGCTTGGAAGAGAAATTTCAACATTGGTATCACAGCCGTTAGGAATGGGAGTTTACAAATATAAATTTGAAACAACCGGACTTTCGAGCGGAATGTATTTCTATGTATTGAATTCAGGCAGCTTCAAGCAGACGAAGCAGATGGTATTAATAAAATAA
- a CDS encoding PASTA domain-containing protein has product MWKRLLILFVGVIAMVLLFNSVIMPWYVKHTDTAKVPNVVGLNFLEAKKKIEAVGLEVKQGDIRYDENKPIGEIIDQNPPADQIVKYGRRIYLTVCGGEQLVEVPALKGRTLRDAKFTLEQRGLQLGESVRKNSNDVKEDCVISQIIQPGSKVKRSTKIDLIISDGMVKGDLIVPDLIGKKLEDAKKLIADKKLKLGKITYQTNNDIPAGQIVDQYPKKDKTANESTTVDLFVSRKKKVETEEKPANDNTPNDKKVPDPDSKTDKGEKKKNGTEKKETGDKEVTSPKSGPETPKKDTEKKKGIEPKKDDKKTTDTKKKPTDTKPKEGAK; this is encoded by the coding sequence ATGTGGAAAAGACTATTAATACTATTTGTCGGCGTTATTGCCATGGTTTTGCTGTTTAACAGCGTAATTATGCCCTGGTATGTAAAGCATACCGATACTGCAAAAGTCCCGAATGTTGTCGGCTTGAATTTTTTAGAAGCTAAGAAGAAGATAGAGGCTGTCGGACTTGAAGTAAAGCAGGGCGATATCCGTTACGATGAAAACAAACCTATCGGGGAAATAATTGACCAGAATCCTCCGGCTGACCAGATAGTAAAATACGGAAGAAGAATATACCTTACAGTTTGCGGCGGCGAGCAGCTTGTTGAAGTCCCTGCTCTTAAAGGAAGAACTCTGCGTGATGCTAAGTTTACACTTGAGCAGAGAGGACTGCAGTTAGGCGAGTCAGTAAGAAAAAACTCAAATGATGTTAAAGAAGATTGTGTCATTTCTCAGATAATTCAGCCCGGAAGCAAAGTTAAAAGAAGCACGAAGATTGATCTGATTATCAGCGATGGAATGGTTAAGGGCGATTTGATTGTGCCTGATTTAATCGGAAAGAAACTTGAAGATGCTAAGAAACTTATAGCTGATAAAAAGCTTAAGCTTGGTAAGATAACGTATCAGACAAATAATGATATTCCTGCAGGACAGATTGTTGACCAGTATCCTAAGAAAGACAAAACTGCCAATGAAAGCACTACAGTAGATTTGTTTGTATCTCGCAAGAAGAAAGTTGAAACTGAAGAGAAACCGGCAAACGATAATACACCAAACGATAAAAAAGTACCCGACCCTGATAGTAAAACTGATAAAGGTGAAAAGAAGAAGAACGGAACTGAGAAGAAAGAAACCGGAGATAAAGAAGTTACGAGCCCGAAATCCGGACCTGAAACTCCAAAGAAAGATACTGAAAAGAAGAAGGGAATAGAGCCGAAGAAAGACGATAAGAAAACGACTGACACTAAGAAAAAGCCAACCGATACTAAACCGAAGGAAGGTGCTAAATGA
- a CDS encoding PorV/PorQ family protein, with protein sequence MKVFYTLVFLLIFSTSYSQLLPNLGGQRTGTASLQFLKIGNGARSAGMGESFVAVSNDISSLYYNPAGLVLFKENGITVSHTEWFVDTRLEYAGGVYHFGGNNAVGLSVTSLRTEDMKVTTELQPIGTGAYFRFSDMAIGLSFARQMTEQFSFGATIKYVEETLGEVKMRSVLGDLGTYYKTGLGTSRFSVVISNFGSQVKPTGSVQLIGDRTANTFQQFPPPTIFKIGFALEPVLNEKNRLTTSIQLNSPNDNAEYLNFGAEYAFKEYLFLRGGYKINVDAENFSVGAGLRLPLTFAMLNLDYALSNYKELGFAQRLSLNVMFARK encoded by the coding sequence ATGAAAGTATTTTATACATTAGTTTTTCTTCTTATTTTCTCTACTTCATATTCTCAATTGCTCCCGAACCTTGGCGGGCAAAGAACAGGAACTGCATCACTGCAATTCTTAAAGATAGGAAACGGAGCAAGAAGCGCTGGCATGGGTGAAAGTTTCGTAGCTGTATCGAACGATATCTCTTCTTTATATTATAACCCCGCAGGATTAGTATTATTCAAAGAAAACGGAATTACCGTTTCACATACTGAATGGTTTGTGGACACCAGACTTGAATACGCAGGCGGTGTTTATCACTTCGGCGGTAATAACGCAGTTGGTCTGAGCGTAACTTCATTAAGAACTGAAGATATGAAAGTTACTACAGAGCTTCAGCCTATCGGAACAGGGGCTTATTTCAGATTCTCCGATATGGCTATCGGATTATCTTTTGCAAGACAAATGACTGAACAATTCTCATTTGGAGCAACCATAAAATATGTTGAAGAAACTTTGGGTGAAGTAAAAATGAGAAGCGTCCTTGGTGATTTAGGAACTTACTACAAGACCGGGCTTGGTACCTCAAGATTCTCTGTAGTAATTTCAAACTTCGGAAGCCAGGTCAAGCCAACCGGTTCGGTTCAATTAATTGGCGATAGAACTGCTAATACTTTCCAGCAGTTTCCTCCACCTACAATTTTTAAGATCGGATTTGCACTTGAGCCGGTTTTAAATGAAAAGAATCGTTTGACTACATCAATTCAGTTAAACAGCCCGAACGACAACGCTGAATATTTAAACTTTGGCGCAGAGTACGCCTTTAAAGAATATCTTTTCCTCAGAGGCGGTTACAAAATAAATGTTGATGCTGAGAATTTTTCAGTAGGAGCAGGATTAAGACTTCCGCTTACTTTTGCGATGTTAAATCTGGATTACGCTCTTTCAAATTACAAAGAATTGGGCTTTGCTCAAAGACTTTCCTTAAACGTTATGTTTGCAAGGAAATAA
- a CDS encoding NAD(P)H-hydrate dehydratase, which produces MKSVFFNSEVLNVEKKIIDRLSIPSIILMENAGRNAADFIVSKLNSNSKVVILAGKGNNTGDGFVIARHLANHKIKSSVILLYPQSDLKGDALINFDILKSYKNSVSLNFINSWTQMKSFFDNKNLVIIDAVFGIGFKGELEPRLQTIFKEVNEIKRKTVFAIDTPSGLYNYNQTTVCIKADHTISMGVKKFHSLFFNGREAASEIYTVDIGVSEKFFDDYNETKMYVVEEKDITKFIPTRKVNSYKYSSGKVFALAGSKGLTGAAYLCSQSALVAGSGAVILGVPDSLNTILARKLTEVMTAVLPETSDHTFSPTGYDKIKEKIKWADCLLIGPGVSKNPETLELVSKIINENDIPVVLDADGLTAFKNAKSKRRKNKIILTPHIGEFANLLNISTEEVKKDFYNLSVKFAKEKNVILILKGSPSIITDGDSFYINSSGNSILSTAGSGDVLSGIIASIYSRTKIPMESALAGVYIHGKCADLLYTNRKNNFTFQASNIIDKIPLAVNAILNSTDLY; this is translated from the coding sequence ATGAAAAGCGTATTTTTCAACAGTGAGGTTCTCAATGTTGAAAAAAAAATCATAGACAGACTTTCAATTCCTTCCATAATCCTTATGGAAAATGCAGGCAGAAATGCTGCAGACTTCATTGTATCAAAATTAAATTCAAATTCTAAAGTCGTAATCCTTGCAGGCAAAGGCAACAACACCGGCGACGGATTTGTTATTGCACGGCATCTCGCAAATCATAAAATCAAATCTTCAGTCATATTACTTTATCCTCAATCTGATTTAAAAGGAGATGCACTGATTAATTTTGATATACTTAAATCATATAAGAATTCGGTCAGTCTTAATTTTATAAATTCATGGACTCAGATGAAAAGCTTCTTTGATAATAAAAATCTGGTTATCATTGATGCAGTGTTCGGAATTGGATTTAAAGGAGAACTTGAACCAAGACTTCAAACAATATTTAAAGAAGTAAATGAAATAAAGAGAAAAACGGTGTTTGCAATTGATACGCCATCGGGATTGTATAATTATAATCAGACTACTGTATGCATTAAAGCTGATCACACTATTTCTATGGGAGTGAAGAAATTTCATTCTCTTTTTTTTAATGGAAGGGAAGCAGCCAGTGAAATTTATACAGTCGATATTGGAGTATCTGAAAAATTCTTTGATGATTATAATGAAACGAAGATGTATGTAGTTGAAGAAAAGGACATTACTAAATTTATTCCTACGAGAAAAGTTAACAGCTATAAATACTCAAGCGGAAAAGTCTTTGCATTAGCGGGTTCGAAAGGATTAACTGGCGCAGCATATTTGTGCTCCCAGTCAGCTTTAGTTGCAGGCAGCGGAGCAGTTATTTTAGGAGTGCCGGATTCACTTAACACAATCCTTGCGAGGAAATTAACTGAAGTAATGACGGCAGTTTTACCTGAGACAAGCGACCATACATTTTCGCCCACGGGATATGATAAGATAAAAGAAAAGATAAAGTGGGCTGATTGTTTGTTAATCGGTCCCGGAGTTTCTAAAAATCCTGAAACGTTAGAGCTCGTATCAAAAATTATAAATGAAAACGATATTCCGGTTGTATTAGATGCAGACGGATTGACTGCATTTAAAAATGCGAAATCAAAACGAAGGAAGAACAAAATAATTTTAACTCCCCACATAGGGGAGTTTGCAAATTTACTGAACATTTCAACTGAAGAAGTTAAAAAGGATTTTTACAACCTGTCAGTAAAGTTTGCTAAAGAAAAGAATGTAATTCTGATCTTAAAAGGTTCGCCTTCCATAATCACAGACGGAGATTCATTCTACATAAATTCATCGGGAAATTCTATTCTCTCAACTGCAGGCAGCGGAGATGTTTTATCGGGAATAATTGCATCTATTTACTCAAGAACAAAAATTCCAATGGAGAGCGCTCTTGCAGGAGTTTACATTCACGGAAAATGCGCTGATTTACTTTATACAAATAGAAAGAACAATTTCACCTTCCAAGCATCTAATATAATAGATAAAATTCCACTAGCTGTTAATGCCATTCTTAATTCAACTGATTTATATTGA
- a CDS encoding carbonic anhydrase (macrophage inducible 5; Mig-5) — protein MPYKSPQVALQKLKEGNVRFVEGKSTHKDYQAQVQETSKGQYPFAIILSCMDSRSPSEIIFDVGIGDIFNVRIAGNIVDEDVLGSMEFACKVTGSKLILVMGHTNCGAIRGACDNVKLGNLTSLLEKIMPAVNAVPFEEGKRNSDNDEFVEKVSKENVMRALKYIRSNSPILKEMLDEGEIMLVGSMYDVATGKVTFYE, from the coding sequence TTGCCATATAAATCTCCGCAAGTAGCTTTGCAAAAACTGAAAGAAGGCAACGTAAGGTTTGTTGAAGGTAAAAGCACACATAAAGATTATCAGGCACAGGTTCAGGAAACTTCAAAAGGTCAATATCCTTTTGCCATTATTCTGAGTTGTATGGATTCCCGTTCACCGTCAGAAATTATTTTTGATGTAGGAATAGGGGATATATTCAATGTAAGAATAGCGGGCAACATAGTAGATGAAGATGTTTTAGGCTCTATGGAGTTTGCCTGCAAAGTAACCGGTTCAAAGCTCATACTTGTTATGGGACATACTAACTGCGGCGCAATAAGAGGCGCCTGTGATAATGTGAAACTGGGAAACTTGACTTCACTGCTGGAAAAAATAATGCCGGCAGTAAATGCAGTTCCTTTTGAAGAAGGAAAGAGAAATTCAGATAACGACGAGTTCGTAGAAAAAGTGTCAAAGGAGAACGTAATGCGGGCACTTAAATATATACGAAGTAACAGTCCGATACTGAAAGAGATGTTAGATGAAGGTGAAATCATGTTAGTCGGTTCAATGTATGATGTTGCAACAGGTAAAGTAACATTTTATGAATAG
- a CDS encoding CTP synthase: MKIGIIGEFNPGYYTQVALNEAFVHSAKFLNKKFSLEWIPTDMLSQSFEREVKELDGILMSMGTPYRDMDAALKIIKYARENDVPLLAICGGFQHVQIEHARNVKGIEDAEHEETSPGAKNLLISALSCSLVGETENLRVINKDSKVYEILGTENLEGKYHCNYGLNKKYESILFDGNLLATVVNEKGEIRGIELREHKFFIGTLFQHQLDSEEGSPSKLLNEFILSSFKK, from the coding sequence ATGAAAATAGGAATAATAGGTGAGTTCAATCCGGGATATTATACACAGGTAGCTTTGAATGAAGCATTCGTTCACTCAGCAAAATTTTTGAATAAGAAATTTTCATTAGAATGGATTCCAACAGATATGCTTTCGCAAAGTTTTGAGAGGGAAGTTAAAGAACTGGATGGGATATTGATGTCAATGGGAACGCCGTACCGGGATATGGATGCCGCGTTAAAGATTATAAAATATGCAAGAGAGAATGATGTTCCGCTTTTGGCAATATGCGGAGGATTCCAGCATGTGCAGATTGAGCATGCAAGAAATGTAAAAGGGATAGAGGATGCAGAACACGAGGAAACAAGTCCCGGCGCAAAGAATTTATTAATATCTGCATTGAGCTGTTCGTTAGTCGGTGAGACAGAAAATTTGAGAGTAATTAATAAAGACAGCAAAGTGTATGAAATACTCGGAACAGAAAATTTAGAAGGTAAGTATCATTGCAATTACGGGCTGAATAAAAAATATGAAAGTATTTTGTTTGACGGAAATTTACTAGCTACTGTGGTGAATGAAAAAGGCGAAATAAGAGGAATTGAATTAAGAGAGCATAAGTTTTTTATCGGGACACTTTTTCAGCATCAGTTGGATTCGGAAGAAGGAAGTCCATCAAAATTGCTTAATGAGTTTATCCTGTCAAGCTTTAAAAAATAA